In Candidatus Binataceae bacterium, the sequence ACTTCCCATTTGCCCCACGACGGCTTCGCCCAGCCGAGCGGCAGATCGTAGTTCTCGGGAAACCTGCCCGGCGCGGTCGTCATGTCGACCAGCGCGAGAATATTCTGCTCGTGCAGGAACTTGCCCTCGAACACCGAAGCCCCGCCGTTCCATCCCGCCCGCTGGTCGTCGTGCGTGATGTCGCTGTCGAATAGCGGCGCGCATCGCGCCGCCGTCGAAAGCCGCATCGCCTGGCGCAGCGCCGGAATAAAAACATAGTCGTCGGGCAGCCGCGTCACGTCCTGCCAGAACACCGTGAGATCGGCCGAATACTTCGCCTCGTCGGGCACCTCGACCATCAGCCATTCCCCGTACCAGGCGCCGGTCGCGCCTGGCTCCGTGTGCGAGACGTCGGGGAACCAGTTGTAGGCAAGCTGACGATAGTTGTAATCGACCCGCGTGCAGGCCCGGGTGCCGAACTTGTCCAGAGTGCAGATCGACAACGGCGTGCCCGAGTCCGGCATGCCGACGTAGAGATGGCCGACGGGGCGAAAGGTGACGTCGGCGGCGATCTCGGTGCCCTTGTCGGGGCCCGACGGATGCGGGAAGGGCACTCCCGCGACGTAGTTCTCGAGCTTGTACGCGCCGTTGGGCAGCTTGAAAAAGCGCGTCTGCGCCGAGTACTTCTCGACCGCGTCCCAGAAGGGCTTGGGCAGCGGATGAAGCGTCGTCGGTCCGACATCCATCTCGACGTCGGACGGCATCTTCCAATTGGAGTTGCCCTCGAACAGCGCGATCATGCCGTCCGGCATGAAAGCCTTGTACTGCTGCCAGTTCTTGATCGTGATTTTAGTGCCGGGAGGGATCGTGGCGGTGTCCGCCGCCGCAAGCGTCCCGGCGCCCGCCAGACCGAGCGCGATAGCTGCGATTGCGCACAACAGGCTCCGGATGCCGCTCATGTCCAAGTCCTCCTGCGCTTCCAATCGAGGAAACTCACGTTCCAGACCCCGGGGCTACACGCGGTCGAGGACGATGACCAGGAAGATGATCGGCAGGTAGAAGAGCGAAGCGAACATCACGCGCCGCGCCGCAGCGGCGGCGTCGGGGTTGCGTGCGAGGCGCAGTCCGAAGAAAAGCATCATCCCGCCGAGCGCCACCGCGACCATCAGCGAGACCCGCCCGGCAAAGCCGAGCATCGTAGGCAGCGCTCCCGCAAGGATCAGCGCCACGGAATCGATCAGGATCAGTCGGTCGACCGGATTTCCGCGCCCGCGCGCCAGCGGAAGCATGCTGATTCCGGCCCGCGCGTAGTCGCTCTGATAAAGCCGCGCGATCGAGAGCGAATGGGGAAGCTGCCACAGGCACATGATCAGGAACAGGACGAACGGTTCGAGGCCCAATTTTCCACTGGCCGCCGCCCATCCCGCAACCGGCGGCAGTGCGCCCGGCACCGCGCCGACCGCGTGGCAAATCCAGGACACCCGCTTGAGCGGCGTGTAGGCGAAGAGGTAGAGCAGCGCTATCGCCCCGGTCACCGCGGCGGCGAGCAGATTCGCCGCGAGCCAGAGCCATGCGCATCCCGCGACCGTCGCGACGGCGCCAAAGATGAGCGCCTCGACCGGGGTGAGCTGTCCCATGGGAAGCGGGCGATGCTGCGTGCGGATCATCAGCGCGTCGATCCCCCGCTCGAAGTACTGGTTCAGGGCGAGCGTGCCCCCGGCGGCGAGCGCGGTGCCGGCGAGCGTATTGAGCGCGAGCCACAGATCGAAGCGCTCGGCGCTGCCGAGGTAGAAGCCGACCAGCGTGGTCAGCAGAACCATCGCGACCACGCGCGGCTTGGTCAGTTCGAAATAGGCCGCGAGACGCTTGCGCCTGCCCCCTGCCGATTCCAGTGCAACCGCCTCGGTGCTCATGCGCCCGCCTCGTAGCCTGCCCGCGAGCCGAGCTGAGTCTCAGGCGCCGGGACGCTCGCCGACACGATAGCGGCGCGCGAGGCGCGTTCGAGATGCCACGCGCGCAAGGTCAGCGCGAGACAGGCTGCGAGCACCGCCGCGCCGACCGCGACGTGCGAGGTCGTCGGGATGACCGCGCGGCGGCTGAGCACCGTCGCCGCGCCCAACCCTATCTGGACTGCGAGCAGAGCCAGCAATCCCCGCGCCGGGCGGCACAACGCCTGCTCCTCAGGGTATTGGCGCAGCGCCCGCGCGACGGTCCATAGCACCATCGCGGTCACTATGAGGGCGCCGCATCGATGGGCGAAGTTGACCGCGATCGGCAGCGAGAACATCGGCGGAACGAGATGGCCGAAGGCGAGCGGAAAGTCGGGAATGGCGAGTCCAGCGTGCATGTGACGCATAATCGCGCCAACGATTATCTGCAGGTAGATTATCGCCGTCGTTGCGGCCGCAAGCGGCGCAAGCGGCGCGCGGCCGGCCCGAGGAGCAAGCGGCGCCGTCGTCTCCCATCGCGGATTGGTGAAGAGCGCCAGCGCGACCATCAGGCAAAAGAACGCCTGCCCGGTCATCGCGTGCGCGACCGCGACCGCGAGCGGCAGATTCAAGCGCACGGTTATCCCGCCGAGCACGGCCTGCACGAGCACCATCCCAAAAGCCGCGAGCGCCGTGTACCTGAGCCAGGCGCGCCGCTCGGCCATCCAAACCCAAAGCGCCAGCGTCAGGGTCAGAATCGAGACCGTGCCGGCGACCGCGCGATGGCCCCACTCGAAGATGACGCCCGGGTTCCACTGCTGCGGTATCAGGCGGCCGGCATCGAGCGGCCACGACGGCACCGCCATCGCGGAACCCGTCGAAGTCACCAGTCCCCCGGCGAAGACCAGGACAAAGGTCGCTCCGGCGGCGATGATGGCAAAGCGATGGAGCGCCGGTAGCGAGGCGGACGCTCGGCGCGCCTCGGGCGAGGATCGAAAGCCGGCCCGCGTGGTCTGTGAAAGCGCGCTCAACTTATTCCGTTTCCATCAAATCGATTCGCCATCAAGACAATGGCGGCATCTATCAATACGGATTCCCTTCCACACGACGCCACCGGACCCATCGCATTATAAGATTTCCGAACAATACGCGATCGGAAAAACAATGCAGGCTAAAGTAAGATATCAGCCTGCACGGACCGTTGCCAAGATTCATCGAGCGCCGCGCCGGCGCCCCGAATAGGTTCTTTACCCGCCATAAAGCGGCCTCACGCGACGCGCACGCTGCCCTTCGTCGCCTCCGAGGCCTCGAGCGCATCGAGCGGCTCGATGTCGCGCGCGACGAAGCTCGGCCGCACGATCGAGAAAATCGACGGGACCAGGGTGATAGCCGCGAGCCAGTGCGTCAGCATCAGCAGCGCGAGCAACAGCGCCATCTCGGCCGAGAAACGCAGGCTCGACATCCAGTACCAGGGCATCACGCCGCCGACCAGCGTGGTGGCGGTAAACGTCACGGCCATCCCGGAGGTGTTGATCGCTCGCTTGATCGCGGCGTCGTAGTCGTGCAGGCGTCCGTATTCGCGCTTTATCCGGTCCACCACATACAGGATGTAATCAACACCGATGCCCATACCCACCGCGGTCACCGGTAGGGTGTTGATGTTGATCCCGACGCCCTTGAGCCCGATGTACAGAAAGCTTACAACGCCCGCCGCGACGAGCGTCATCAGCACCATGGCGCCCGCGGTCAACGACGCGTAGCTCAATGCCACCAAGGTGAAAACCACTCCCATTATGAGCAGCGTACTGACGCGGTCGGAGTACGCGATTTCGTCGTTGAGCGCCGCGGTCAGTCCGATACTGCCGCCGGCGAGCACGAATTTGACGTGCGGCATGGGATGGGTCGCGATGAAGCGCTTGGCGCGCGCCAGCGCTTCCATCACGGTCGTGCCTTCCAGGTCCTTATAGAAGACCACGAACTGACCATCGCGGGCCCGGTAGTCCATGTACTGAAAAATGATCGTGGGCGACGGCGCCGAGGACTGGTACATGAAGAGCATCTGGCCGATGCCTTTCAAGTCGCGCGGCGGAAGCTGCCACACCGGATCGTTGTAGTGAAAGAGGCTGTTCAGGCGGCCGACCAGGGTCGTGGTGTAGCGGCTATCGGTCGCCTGTGGCTGCGCGAGCATGTAGTGGCTGAAGTTATCCAGCAACGCGAGCAGCGCCGGATCCTTCATCGCGTTGGGGCGGTCGCCCTGGAGATAGACCACCAGCTCATTGGAGCCGCCGTAAGTGCGATTGACGTGGCGCGAGGACACGTTGAAGTCGGAGTCCTGCCACAACAGCGGCGAGCCCGGCTCCGTGTAGCCGATCGGCAGCTTGACCGCCTGCTGCAGCCCGAACGCCACCACCACCGCAGCGATTCCGAACACCACCCATCTGCCACGGCGGCTGGTGCAGGTTTCGCCCACCCAGTGCAGCGCCGAAGCCATCCAGTGCGGCACGTAATGGCGGGTCACCACCGGCGTAGGCAGAACGTCGAGCAGCAACGGGAGCAGAATCAGGATGGTGAAAATGTTGGAGAAGCCCCAGAAGCTCGCGAAGAAGGCGACCTTGCGCACCAGCGGAATGGTGGCGACGGCCAGCACCAGGATTCCCGCGGCGTCGGCCAGGATTCC encodes:
- a CDS encoding DUF1329 domain-containing protein, with protein sequence MSGIRSLLCAIAAIALGLAGAGTLAAADTATIPPGTKITIKNWQQYKAFMPDGMIALFEGNSNWKMPSDVEMDVGPTTLHPLPKPFWDAVEKYSAQTRFFKLPNGAYKLENYVAGVPFPHPSGPDKGTEIAADVTFRPVGHLYVGMPDSGTPLSICTLDKFGTRACTRVDYNYRQLAYNWFPDVSHTEPGATGAWYGEWLMVEVPDEAKYSADLTVFWQDVTRLPDDYVFIPALRQAMRLSTAARCAPLFDSDITHDDQRAGWNGGASVFEGKFLHEQNILALVDMTTAPGRFPENYDLPLGWAKPSWGKWEVIPAWVTEVRRIESMRTGYCYGKRVMYTAEAYFANVHEDLYDSNMKLWKVVNIGLHPREDKLHPEWGPQYFGGGIIEQYWNVQEHHATHLFTANANGEDLWADRYSPQYDNISKFQNPNGLNQLIR
- the cyoE gene encoding heme o synthase, whose protein sequence is MSTEAVALESAGGRRKRLAAYFELTKPRVVAMVLLTTLVGFYLGSAERFDLWLALNTLAGTALAAGGTLALNQYFERGIDALMIRTQHRPLPMGQLTPVEALIFGAVATVAGCAWLWLAANLLAAAVTGAIALLYLFAYTPLKRVSWICHAVGAVPGALPPVAGWAAASGKLGLEPFVLFLIMCLWQLPHSLSIARLYQSDYARAGISMLPLARGRGNPVDRLILIDSVALILAGALPTMLGFAGRVSLMVAVALGGMMLFFGLRLARNPDAAAAARRVMFASLFYLPIIFLVIVLDRV
- a CDS encoding COX15/CtaA family protein codes for the protein MSALSQTTRAGFRSSPEARRASASLPALHRFAIIAAGATFVLVFAGGLVTSTGSAMAVPSWPLDAGRLIPQQWNPGVIFEWGHRAVAGTVSILTLTLALWVWMAERRAWLRYTALAAFGMVLVQAVLGGITVRLNLPLAVAVAHAMTGQAFFCLMVALALFTNPRWETTAPLAPRAGRAPLAPLAAATTAIIYLQIIVGAIMRHMHAGLAIPDFPLAFGHLVPPMFSLPIAVNFAHRCGALIVTAMVLWTVARALRQYPEEQALCRPARGLLALLAVQIGLGAATVLSRRAVIPTTSHVAVGAAVLAACLALTLRAWHLERASRAAIVSASVPAPETQLGSRAGYEAGA
- a CDS encoding MMPL family transporter: MAEHLVNLIVRLTLKHRWVVLALLAALTLFFAWQARAVRMYSKFSDLLPQAHPYVAAYNHFREIFGTANVMTVELQIKHGDIFTNKTLNKIRYVHRQIDLLDGVDHNLINSITGTNARKVVATSGGLIISRPLLPDEIPTSAADLERVKYDVMHSLAYGVLVSPDGTSAVITAGFNEGQIDYGEMHRRLAEIKRTVEDDNTVMYATGEPVLKAWCWYYKGELAEIFGVTGLFILFSLVLYFRRAYGVILPIVGAAAQVIWGLGFLGLLRFNLDVLVLVIPLLVTARAASHGVQLLERYFEELERTGDRHQAVRQSMDELFLPGAIGILADAAGILVLAVATIPLVRKVAFFASFWGFSNIFTILILLPLLLDVLPTPVVTRHYVPHWMASALHWVGETCTSRRGRWVVFGIAAVVVAFGLQQAVKLPIGYTEPGSPLLWQDSDFNVSSRHVNRTYGGSNELVVYLQGDRPNAMKDPALLALLDNFSHYMLAQPQATDSRYTTTLVGRLNSLFHYNDPVWQLPPRDLKGIGQMLFMYQSSAPSPTIIFQYMDYRARDGQFVVFYKDLEGTTVMEALARAKRFIATHPMPHVKFVLAGGSIGLTAALNDEIAYSDRVSTLLIMGVVFTLVALSYASLTAGAMVLMTLVAAGVVSFLYIGLKGVGININTLPVTAVGMGIGVDYILYVVDRIKREYGRLHDYDAAIKRAINTSGMAVTFTATTLVGGVMPWYWMSSLRFSAEMALLLALLMLTHWLAAITLVPSIFSIVRPSFVARDIEPLDALEASEATKGSVRVA